A genomic region of Solanum dulcamara chromosome 2, daSolDulc1.2, whole genome shotgun sequence contains the following coding sequences:
- the LOC129880278 gene encoding uncharacterized protein LOC129880278 — protein MKSPRWGYVRIISGTIFGGILGFYLMHRAELNYKEMWNERLNKYEEEHKMKQSMETHTPTELSGVDRLDTPIARIIGYGIAVQEFRVTFLFHAYVLWIIIYVYALKYNGFSRYLTEV, from the exons ATGAAATCGCCGAGATGGGGATATGTTAGAATAATATCAGGAACTATTTTTGGAGGCATTCTTGGATTCTATCTTATGCATCGCGCTGAACTCAACTACAAG GAAATGTGGAACGAGAGATTGAACAAGTACGAGGAGGAGCACAAAATGAAGCAAAGTATGGAGACGCATACCCCCACTGAGTTGTCAGGAGTAGATAG ACTGGACACTCCAATTGCACGAATAATTGGGTATGGAATTGCAGTCCAGGAATTCAGGGTGACTTTTTTGTTTCATGCTTATGTCTTGTGGATAATAATTTATGTTTATGCTCTGAAGTACAATGGGTTTAGTAGATATCTGACTGAAGTTTGA